In Musa acuminata AAA Group cultivar baxijiao chromosome BXJ2-3, Cavendish_Baxijiao_AAA, whole genome shotgun sequence, the following proteins share a genomic window:
- the LOC135608340 gene encoding uncharacterized protein LOC135608340 isoform X1 translates to MMSGKVLLTYKRKRFSANANPANVVKADSSVKTVGEHCFRCGSVDINENLLVCHSCSGSYHLRCIDSSLKNVSEDRWLCPPCIERCDSEISIQHQSYQTGKTTENRSIGESETGAIKLHTQKVLSSSGPSEISSRNGSPSPVDPSMENIVNRASANDLGIESGSACRVVEETLRSQSTNLETVGRSSSLHLKTWTERNTSSRFSEDCASMVVSSDKRSGIILNDEYPKGNTKNFLITFRRRVKKKRDVVSSSTTRNSSAEDKQSSMVTSRSHELGNNCRCSDSTFLLEADGPSRLHALQEDMHDVNKDAGLGPKLSGQGSTADKCEEPCQPKPDVAPQGTTSLQYSERVLQCQSDKCTGMPTSDLSKDPTHKSKQSEMAKTGTSIRGEEGNELFTKERGHVGGAELLVVPVVSTHLTSSNPTRPLVDAMAENFLESQRPSAQNCALGRMDEETDGRAKGLQWMETLDKSHQETTKETKSSILINKNSTNCTIASSGRASTAYPVNSSTKIQVNQDVSRECIDRASRLQERPLVTKSNNSIYEKQQRERASHNSMYTDFADQSLILNSEVLSVSMNDIRGMPLPLDLNFKDTVEGYNRQHRWDSMGENASVSRQKQVCENDMNGSRMPKESSLLDNFKRFSDEWSEEELDVLWIGVRRHGLNNWNDILRDPKLCFLKSRVAEDLALQWDKEQIKLLNGTLYHPERPSVLDLSRPLGTDDTCWRKATGRNLYCEKVVSSYLEFPTQRTETKLSLGDVYVQSEKNTKKNVVPNISGLSIANPHGIRNSMAGPFIGSNLIGSVNPRADIRHQNAFKTQGTRYDCESSTSPQKSVERVGHEQRSSANSTLPHWLKEVLTVPQRRSSLPLPSGVSSLNPGSIINYDERVTAFQSAVETALPKDPRGRGILKRKSKASSNHANRVKVLDNSVSVDDTLLQKRLSSLPNLGLTPLKPASANAGSGPSHVLDLNNKSPDPTGPSNLVVIDSDVSSEETISDDQSSRW, encoded by the exons ATGATGAGCGGCAAGGTGCTCCTAACTTACAAGCGGAAGCGCTTTTCAGCCAATGCAAATCCTGCTAATGTTGTCAAAGCTGATTCGTCCGTCAAGACTGTGGGGGAG CATTGCTTTCGGTGTGGTTCTGTTGACATAAATGAGAATCTGCTGGTGTGCCATAGCTGCTCTGGGAGCTATCATCTTCGATGCATTGACTCCTCTTTGAAG AATGTATCTGAAGATAGGTGGCTATGCCCTCCTTGTATTGAAAGATGCGATTCCGAGATATCTATACAACACCAATCTTATCAGACTGGCAAAACAACAGAAAACAGAAGTATTGGGGAATCTGAGACAGGTGCAATCAAACTGCATACCCAAAAAGTGCTTTCGAGTTCAGGACCATCTGAAATCAGCTCTAGGAATGGAAGCCCCTCCCCAGTAGACCCATCTATGGAGAACATAGTCAATCGGGCATCCGCAAATGACTTGGGTATAGAATCTGGTTCTGCGTGCCGAGTTGTTGAAGAGACTTTGAGATCTCAGTCAACAAATTTGGAGACTGTAGGAAGATCAAGTTCCTTGCATTTGAAAACTTGGACCGAAAGGAATACTAGTTCCAGATTCTCAGAGGACTGTGCCTCCATGGTAGTCAGTTcagataaaagaagtggaataatATTGAATGATGAGTATCCAAAAGGGAACACTAAGAATTTCTTAATTACATTTCGTAGAAGAGTGAAAAAGAAACGGGATGTAGTCAGTTCATCAACCACAAGGAATTCAAGTGCTGAAGACAAGCAGAGTTCAATGGTGACTTCTAGGAGCCATGAATTAGGAAATAATTGTAGATGTTCAGATTCAACTTTCTTGTTGGAAGCAGATGGGCCTAGCCGACTGCATGCTCTTCAAGAGGAT ATGCATGACGTCAATAAAGATGCCGGGCTAGGGCCTAAGCTTTCTGGACAAGg TAGCACTGCAGACAAATGCGAAGAACCATGTCAACCAAAACCAGACGTTGCTCCTCAGGGTACAACTTCTTTACAATATTCAGAACGTGTTCTTCAGTGTCAATCTGATAAATGCACTGGGATGCCTACAAGTGATTTAAGCAAAGACCCTACACACAAAAGCAAGCAATCAGAGATGGCCAAAACTGGGACATCCATACGAGGGGAAGAGGGAAATGAATTATTTACAAAGGAGAGAGGTCATGTAGGAGGGGCGGAGCTGTTGGTTGTCCCAGTGGTTTCAACTCATCTTACGAGCTCAAACCCAACTAGACCACTTGTGGATGCTATGGCTGAGAACTTTCTGGAGTCACAAAGACCATCAGCTCAAAATTGTGCTCTAGGTAGGATGGATGAGGAAACTGATGGTCGAGCCAAAGGATTGCAGTGGATGGAAACGCTTGATAAATCACATCAGGAGACCACAAAAGAAACAAAGTCATCCATTCTTATTAATAAAAACAGTACCAATTGCACAATAGCATCAAGTGGAAGGGCTTCCACAGCTTACCCAGTTAATTCATCTACAAAGATTCAGGTCAATCAG GATGTATCCAGAGAATGCATTGATCGGGCATCCCGATTACAGGAACGACCCTTGGTGACAAAGTCAAATAACTCTATTTATGAAAAACAACAGCGTGAGAGGGCATCACACAACTCTATGTATACTGATTTTGCAGATCAGTCTCTTATATTGAATTCTGAAGTGCTTAGTGTTTCCATGAATGATATCCGAGGTATGCCATtgccattagatttgaatttcaaGGACACTGTTGAGGGATACAATAGGCAACACAGATGGGACAGCATGGGTGAGAATGCATCTGTATCCAGACAAAAGCAGGTGTGTGAGAATGATATGAATGGCTCACGGATGCCAAAAGAAAGCTCTTTGCTGGACAACTTTAAGAGGTTCTCAGATGAATGGTCAGAAGAAGAATTAGATGTTCTTTGGATTGGCGTGAGAAGACACGGATtaaacaattggaatgatatCTTAAGGGATCCAAAATTATGTTTCTTAAAATCGAGGGTTGCAGAAGACTTGGCCTTGCAGTGGGATAAAGAACAAATTAAGCTTCTTAATGGTACACTCTATCATCCAGAAAGACCTTCAGTATTAGATCTTTCACGGCCTCTTGGAACAGATGACACATGCTGGAGAAAAGCAACAGGTAGGAATTTGTATTGTGAGAAAGTTgtttcatcatatttggaatttcCGACACAGAGAACAGAAACTAAACTTTCTCTTGGAGATGTATATGTTCAGAGTGAGAAAAACACCAAGAAAAATGTAGTACCCAATATATCAGGTTTATCCATAGCTAATCCTCACGGAATTAGAAATTCAATGGCAGGTCCTTTCATAGGCAGTAACCTCATAGGTTCTGTTAACCCAAGGGCAGACATCAGACATCAGAATGCTTTCAAAACACAAGGCACCAGGTATGACTGCGAATCATCTACTTCACCTCAAAAATCAGTTGAAAGAGTAGGACACGAACAAAGATCTTCTGCAAATAGTACTCTCCCTCATTGGCTCAAAGAAGTGTTGACTGTGCCTCAAAGGCGAAGTAGTTTGCCATTGCCTTCTGGAGTTTCAAGCTTGAATCCTGGAAGCATTATTAATTATGATGAGCGAGTTACTGCTTTTCAAAGTGCCGTGGAAACTGCTCTGCCTAAAGATCCCCGTGGACGGGGAATATTGAAGAGGAAGAGCAAGGCCTCTAGTAATCATGCCAACAGGGTAAAGGTGTTGGATAACTCAGTATCGGTGGATGATACCTTGTTGCAGAAAAGATTATCCTCACTACCAAATCTAGGATTGACCCCACTGAAACCGGCATCTGCTAATGCTGGTTCTGGACCAAGTCATGTCTTGGATCTAAACAACAAAAGTCCTGATCCCACTGGGCCGAGTAACTTGGTGGTTATCGACAGCGATGTATCATCCGAGGAAACCATATCAGATGATCAGAGCAGTAGGTGGTAA
- the LOC135608340 gene encoding uncharacterized protein LOC135608340 isoform X3 — MMSGKVLLTYKRKRFSANANPANVVKADSSVKTVGEHCFRCGSVDINENLLVCHSCSGSYHLRCIDSSLKNVSEDRWLCPPCIERCDSEISIQHQSYQTGKTTENRSIGESETGAIKLHTQKVLSSSGPSEISSRNGSPSPVDPSMENIVNRASANDLGIESGSACRVVEETLRSQSTNLETVGRSSSLHLKTWTERNTSSRFSEDCASMVVSSDKRSGIILNDEYPKGNTKNFLITFRRRVKKKRDVVSSSTTRNSSAEDKQSSMVTSRSHELGNNCRCSDSTFLLEADGPSRLHALQEDMHDVNKDAGLGPKLSGQGSTADKCEEPCQPKPDVAPQGTTSLQYSERVLQCQSDKCTGMPTSDLSKDPTHKSKQSEMAKTGTSIRGEEGNELFTKERGHVGGAELLVVPVVSTHLTSSNPTRPLVDAMAENFLESQRPSAQNCALGRMDEETDGRAKGLQWMETLDKSHQETTKETKSSILINKNSTNCTIASSGRASTAYPVNSSTKIQDVSRECIDRASRLQERPLVTKSNNSIYEKQQRERASHNSMYTDFADQSLILNSEVLSVSMNDIRGMPLPLDLNFKDTVEGYNRQHRWDSMGENASVSRQKQVCENDMNGSRMPKESSLLDNFKRFSDEWSEEELDVLWIGVRRHGLNNWNDILRDPKLCFLKSRVAEDLALQWDKEQIKLLNGTLYHPERPSVLDLSRPLGTDDTCWRKATGRNLYCEKVVSSYLEFPTQRTETKLSLGDVYVQSEKNTKKNVVPNISGLSIANPHGIRNSMAGPFIGSNLIGSVNPRADIRHQNAFKTQGTRYDCESSTSPQKSVERVGHEQRSSANSTLPHWLKEVLTVPQRRSSLPLPSGVSSLNPGSIINYDERVTAFQSAVETALPKDPRGRGILKRKSKASSNHANRVKVLDNSVSVDDTLLQKRLSSLPNLGLTPLKPASANAGSGPSHVLDLNNKSPDPTGPSNLVVIDSDVSSEETISDDQSSRW; from the exons ATGATGAGCGGCAAGGTGCTCCTAACTTACAAGCGGAAGCGCTTTTCAGCCAATGCAAATCCTGCTAATGTTGTCAAAGCTGATTCGTCCGTCAAGACTGTGGGGGAG CATTGCTTTCGGTGTGGTTCTGTTGACATAAATGAGAATCTGCTGGTGTGCCATAGCTGCTCTGGGAGCTATCATCTTCGATGCATTGACTCCTCTTTGAAG AATGTATCTGAAGATAGGTGGCTATGCCCTCCTTGTATTGAAAGATGCGATTCCGAGATATCTATACAACACCAATCTTATCAGACTGGCAAAACAACAGAAAACAGAAGTATTGGGGAATCTGAGACAGGTGCAATCAAACTGCATACCCAAAAAGTGCTTTCGAGTTCAGGACCATCTGAAATCAGCTCTAGGAATGGAAGCCCCTCCCCAGTAGACCCATCTATGGAGAACATAGTCAATCGGGCATCCGCAAATGACTTGGGTATAGAATCTGGTTCTGCGTGCCGAGTTGTTGAAGAGACTTTGAGATCTCAGTCAACAAATTTGGAGACTGTAGGAAGATCAAGTTCCTTGCATTTGAAAACTTGGACCGAAAGGAATACTAGTTCCAGATTCTCAGAGGACTGTGCCTCCATGGTAGTCAGTTcagataaaagaagtggaataatATTGAATGATGAGTATCCAAAAGGGAACACTAAGAATTTCTTAATTACATTTCGTAGAAGAGTGAAAAAGAAACGGGATGTAGTCAGTTCATCAACCACAAGGAATTCAAGTGCTGAAGACAAGCAGAGTTCAATGGTGACTTCTAGGAGCCATGAATTAGGAAATAATTGTAGATGTTCAGATTCAACTTTCTTGTTGGAAGCAGATGGGCCTAGCCGACTGCATGCTCTTCAAGAGGAT ATGCATGACGTCAATAAAGATGCCGGGCTAGGGCCTAAGCTTTCTGGACAAGg TAGCACTGCAGACAAATGCGAAGAACCATGTCAACCAAAACCAGACGTTGCTCCTCAGGGTACAACTTCTTTACAATATTCAGAACGTGTTCTTCAGTGTCAATCTGATAAATGCACTGGGATGCCTACAAGTGATTTAAGCAAAGACCCTACACACAAAAGCAAGCAATCAGAGATGGCCAAAACTGGGACATCCATACGAGGGGAAGAGGGAAATGAATTATTTACAAAGGAGAGAGGTCATGTAGGAGGGGCGGAGCTGTTGGTTGTCCCAGTGGTTTCAACTCATCTTACGAGCTCAAACCCAACTAGACCACTTGTGGATGCTATGGCTGAGAACTTTCTGGAGTCACAAAGACCATCAGCTCAAAATTGTGCTCTAGGTAGGATGGATGAGGAAACTGATGGTCGAGCCAAAGGATTGCAGTGGATGGAAACGCTTGATAAATCACATCAGGAGACCACAAAAGAAACAAAGTCATCCATTCTTATTAATAAAAACAGTACCAATTGCACAATAGCATCAAGTGGAAGGGCTTCCACAGCTTACCCAGTTAATTCATCTACAAAGATTCAG GATGTATCCAGAGAATGCATTGATCGGGCATCCCGATTACAGGAACGACCCTTGGTGACAAAGTCAAATAACTCTATTTATGAAAAACAACAGCGTGAGAGGGCATCACACAACTCTATGTATACTGATTTTGCAGATCAGTCTCTTATATTGAATTCTGAAGTGCTTAGTGTTTCCATGAATGATATCCGAGGTATGCCATtgccattagatttgaatttcaaGGACACTGTTGAGGGATACAATAGGCAACACAGATGGGACAGCATGGGTGAGAATGCATCTGTATCCAGACAAAAGCAGGTGTGTGAGAATGATATGAATGGCTCACGGATGCCAAAAGAAAGCTCTTTGCTGGACAACTTTAAGAGGTTCTCAGATGAATGGTCAGAAGAAGAATTAGATGTTCTTTGGATTGGCGTGAGAAGACACGGATtaaacaattggaatgatatCTTAAGGGATCCAAAATTATGTTTCTTAAAATCGAGGGTTGCAGAAGACTTGGCCTTGCAGTGGGATAAAGAACAAATTAAGCTTCTTAATGGTACACTCTATCATCCAGAAAGACCTTCAGTATTAGATCTTTCACGGCCTCTTGGAACAGATGACACATGCTGGAGAAAAGCAACAGGTAGGAATTTGTATTGTGAGAAAGTTgtttcatcatatttggaatttcCGACACAGAGAACAGAAACTAAACTTTCTCTTGGAGATGTATATGTTCAGAGTGAGAAAAACACCAAGAAAAATGTAGTACCCAATATATCAGGTTTATCCATAGCTAATCCTCACGGAATTAGAAATTCAATGGCAGGTCCTTTCATAGGCAGTAACCTCATAGGTTCTGTTAACCCAAGGGCAGACATCAGACATCAGAATGCTTTCAAAACACAAGGCACCAGGTATGACTGCGAATCATCTACTTCACCTCAAAAATCAGTTGAAAGAGTAGGACACGAACAAAGATCTTCTGCAAATAGTACTCTCCCTCATTGGCTCAAAGAAGTGTTGACTGTGCCTCAAAGGCGAAGTAGTTTGCCATTGCCTTCTGGAGTTTCAAGCTTGAATCCTGGAAGCATTATTAATTATGATGAGCGAGTTACTGCTTTTCAAAGTGCCGTGGAAACTGCTCTGCCTAAAGATCCCCGTGGACGGGGAATATTGAAGAGGAAGAGCAAGGCCTCTAGTAATCATGCCAACAGGGTAAAGGTGTTGGATAACTCAGTATCGGTGGATGATACCTTGTTGCAGAAAAGATTATCCTCACTACCAAATCTAGGATTGACCCCACTGAAACCGGCATCTGCTAATGCTGGTTCTGGACCAAGTCATGTCTTGGATCTAAACAACAAAAGTCCTGATCCCACTGGGCCGAGTAACTTGGTGGTTATCGACAGCGATGTATCATCCGAGGAAACCATATCAGATGATCAGAGCAGTAGGTGGTAA
- the LOC135608340 gene encoding uncharacterized protein LOC135608340 isoform X2, which yields MMSGKVLLTYKRKRFSANANPANVVKADSSVKTVGEHCFRCGSVDINENLLVCHSCSGSYHLRCIDSSLKNVSEDRWLCPPCIERCDSEISIQHQSYQTGKTTENRSIGESETGAIKLHTQKVLSSSGPSEISSRNGSPSPVDPSMENIVNRASANDLGIESGSACRVVEETLRSQSTNLETVGRSSSLHLKTWTERNTSSRFSEDCASMVVSSDKRSGIILNDEYPKGNTKNFLITFRRRVKKKRDVVSSSTTRNSSAEDKQSSMVTSRSHELGNNCRCSDSTFLLEADGPSRLHALQEDMHDVNKDAGLGPKLSGQGTADKCEEPCQPKPDVAPQGTTSLQYSERVLQCQSDKCTGMPTSDLSKDPTHKSKQSEMAKTGTSIRGEEGNELFTKERGHVGGAELLVVPVVSTHLTSSNPTRPLVDAMAENFLESQRPSAQNCALGRMDEETDGRAKGLQWMETLDKSHQETTKETKSSILINKNSTNCTIASSGRASTAYPVNSSTKIQVNQDVSRECIDRASRLQERPLVTKSNNSIYEKQQRERASHNSMYTDFADQSLILNSEVLSVSMNDIRGMPLPLDLNFKDTVEGYNRQHRWDSMGENASVSRQKQVCENDMNGSRMPKESSLLDNFKRFSDEWSEEELDVLWIGVRRHGLNNWNDILRDPKLCFLKSRVAEDLALQWDKEQIKLLNGTLYHPERPSVLDLSRPLGTDDTCWRKATGRNLYCEKVVSSYLEFPTQRTETKLSLGDVYVQSEKNTKKNVVPNISGLSIANPHGIRNSMAGPFIGSNLIGSVNPRADIRHQNAFKTQGTRYDCESSTSPQKSVERVGHEQRSSANSTLPHWLKEVLTVPQRRSSLPLPSGVSSLNPGSIINYDERVTAFQSAVETALPKDPRGRGILKRKSKASSNHANRVKVLDNSVSVDDTLLQKRLSSLPNLGLTPLKPASANAGSGPSHVLDLNNKSPDPTGPSNLVVIDSDVSSEETISDDQSSRW from the exons ATGATGAGCGGCAAGGTGCTCCTAACTTACAAGCGGAAGCGCTTTTCAGCCAATGCAAATCCTGCTAATGTTGTCAAAGCTGATTCGTCCGTCAAGACTGTGGGGGAG CATTGCTTTCGGTGTGGTTCTGTTGACATAAATGAGAATCTGCTGGTGTGCCATAGCTGCTCTGGGAGCTATCATCTTCGATGCATTGACTCCTCTTTGAAG AATGTATCTGAAGATAGGTGGCTATGCCCTCCTTGTATTGAAAGATGCGATTCCGAGATATCTATACAACACCAATCTTATCAGACTGGCAAAACAACAGAAAACAGAAGTATTGGGGAATCTGAGACAGGTGCAATCAAACTGCATACCCAAAAAGTGCTTTCGAGTTCAGGACCATCTGAAATCAGCTCTAGGAATGGAAGCCCCTCCCCAGTAGACCCATCTATGGAGAACATAGTCAATCGGGCATCCGCAAATGACTTGGGTATAGAATCTGGTTCTGCGTGCCGAGTTGTTGAAGAGACTTTGAGATCTCAGTCAACAAATTTGGAGACTGTAGGAAGATCAAGTTCCTTGCATTTGAAAACTTGGACCGAAAGGAATACTAGTTCCAGATTCTCAGAGGACTGTGCCTCCATGGTAGTCAGTTcagataaaagaagtggaataatATTGAATGATGAGTATCCAAAAGGGAACACTAAGAATTTCTTAATTACATTTCGTAGAAGAGTGAAAAAGAAACGGGATGTAGTCAGTTCATCAACCACAAGGAATTCAAGTGCTGAAGACAAGCAGAGTTCAATGGTGACTTCTAGGAGCCATGAATTAGGAAATAATTGTAGATGTTCAGATTCAACTTTCTTGTTGGAAGCAGATGGGCCTAGCCGACTGCATGCTCTTCAAGAGGAT ATGCATGACGTCAATAAAGATGCCGGGCTAGGGCCTAAGCTTTCTGGACAAGg CACTGCAGACAAATGCGAAGAACCATGTCAACCAAAACCAGACGTTGCTCCTCAGGGTACAACTTCTTTACAATATTCAGAACGTGTTCTTCAGTGTCAATCTGATAAATGCACTGGGATGCCTACAAGTGATTTAAGCAAAGACCCTACACACAAAAGCAAGCAATCAGAGATGGCCAAAACTGGGACATCCATACGAGGGGAAGAGGGAAATGAATTATTTACAAAGGAGAGAGGTCATGTAGGAGGGGCGGAGCTGTTGGTTGTCCCAGTGGTTTCAACTCATCTTACGAGCTCAAACCCAACTAGACCACTTGTGGATGCTATGGCTGAGAACTTTCTGGAGTCACAAAGACCATCAGCTCAAAATTGTGCTCTAGGTAGGATGGATGAGGAAACTGATGGTCGAGCCAAAGGATTGCAGTGGATGGAAACGCTTGATAAATCACATCAGGAGACCACAAAAGAAACAAAGTCATCCATTCTTATTAATAAAAACAGTACCAATTGCACAATAGCATCAAGTGGAAGGGCTTCCACAGCTTACCCAGTTAATTCATCTACAAAGATTCAGGTCAATCAG GATGTATCCAGAGAATGCATTGATCGGGCATCCCGATTACAGGAACGACCCTTGGTGACAAAGTCAAATAACTCTATTTATGAAAAACAACAGCGTGAGAGGGCATCACACAACTCTATGTATACTGATTTTGCAGATCAGTCTCTTATATTGAATTCTGAAGTGCTTAGTGTTTCCATGAATGATATCCGAGGTATGCCATtgccattagatttgaatttcaaGGACACTGTTGAGGGATACAATAGGCAACACAGATGGGACAGCATGGGTGAGAATGCATCTGTATCCAGACAAAAGCAGGTGTGTGAGAATGATATGAATGGCTCACGGATGCCAAAAGAAAGCTCTTTGCTGGACAACTTTAAGAGGTTCTCAGATGAATGGTCAGAAGAAGAATTAGATGTTCTTTGGATTGGCGTGAGAAGACACGGATtaaacaattggaatgatatCTTAAGGGATCCAAAATTATGTTTCTTAAAATCGAGGGTTGCAGAAGACTTGGCCTTGCAGTGGGATAAAGAACAAATTAAGCTTCTTAATGGTACACTCTATCATCCAGAAAGACCTTCAGTATTAGATCTTTCACGGCCTCTTGGAACAGATGACACATGCTGGAGAAAAGCAACAGGTAGGAATTTGTATTGTGAGAAAGTTgtttcatcatatttggaatttcCGACACAGAGAACAGAAACTAAACTTTCTCTTGGAGATGTATATGTTCAGAGTGAGAAAAACACCAAGAAAAATGTAGTACCCAATATATCAGGTTTATCCATAGCTAATCCTCACGGAATTAGAAATTCAATGGCAGGTCCTTTCATAGGCAGTAACCTCATAGGTTCTGTTAACCCAAGGGCAGACATCAGACATCAGAATGCTTTCAAAACACAAGGCACCAGGTATGACTGCGAATCATCTACTTCACCTCAAAAATCAGTTGAAAGAGTAGGACACGAACAAAGATCTTCTGCAAATAGTACTCTCCCTCATTGGCTCAAAGAAGTGTTGACTGTGCCTCAAAGGCGAAGTAGTTTGCCATTGCCTTCTGGAGTTTCAAGCTTGAATCCTGGAAGCATTATTAATTATGATGAGCGAGTTACTGCTTTTCAAAGTGCCGTGGAAACTGCTCTGCCTAAAGATCCCCGTGGACGGGGAATATTGAAGAGGAAGAGCAAGGCCTCTAGTAATCATGCCAACAGGGTAAAGGTGTTGGATAACTCAGTATCGGTGGATGATACCTTGTTGCAGAAAAGATTATCCTCACTACCAAATCTAGGATTGACCCCACTGAAACCGGCATCTGCTAATGCTGGTTCTGGACCAAGTCATGTCTTGGATCTAAACAACAAAAGTCCTGATCCCACTGGGCCGAGTAACTTGGTGGTTATCGACAGCGATGTATCATCCGAGGAAACCATATCAGATGATCAGAGCAGTAGGTGGTAA